Proteins co-encoded in one Girardinichthys multiradiatus isolate DD_20200921_A chromosome 11, DD_fGirMul_XY1, whole genome shotgun sequence genomic window:
- the robo4 gene encoding roundabout homolog 1 isoform X1 produces the protein MVKMHVHGWLLCIFSFHTWVRYSQQCRFHMCLMETGLLGGSSKSRVKELIRHSVGHQDTPHRTRPHRKKGTRVLTEEIEPRIVHHPSDVVVKLGNPAALSCRVDGTPKPTIEWLRNGQPLETEKGDGQVQPMVLSEGSLFFLNVGGGRLGQSHEGVYACIARNSAGKAISRNASLYIADLKEEFNAQPSDVEVAEGEVAVINCDPPLGHPEPNVIWKKDGVPINNTDHHYTKLTGKLIIEPAEKSHSGSYVCVARNIMGERHSRAARLSVLAKPVLVLKPENVSVRTGESAHFYCQAKGDPTPTLVWSRERGPLPNGRYLINPDQTLQLHYVTEQDAGRYTCTAANHVGVVTATAQLLVEEAPSTEQKDLHRELSALRVLLENVTIIASGSNISLVQWKLQSYPAQPHYLDGFEVLYRSLVPANSDWAAKKVSLPSFQAQVGPLKRGYKYEFKVRPYGSNLYGRESNTRHLRVPERVPGAPPQAVFIMVNHEQNNSIHLSWEPPPHDSHNGVIQGYQVWCVESNEQQYQNWTVDSGKHSLDISQLKPEKQYWITMAAVNGAGVGTLSDPHGFVINPQLGGPSKSESNKQDVSPVLALLQDPVLIGSIGALLWCILMIAAVFLFRRHSSAGHLLPHHGKAKGLRRLASEDLIIKHRMATPDSPWTSGSWRPPFNQKYQDLWAQGHSHPGIRSTSLPVSSKQDSRILDSAVPVVSDSYGVYGTFYVDLTGSGLKTFNSPGRCTKMPHGLPHQQAAETIQIFSQPNSKSSSLSSQEALPWKQAIRPQPKMGVLRESWEKRNNGKQELHAVNSVPVLSSRNQACPSRFYKQRLSHVPSGQHGGAPECGEGAARSHLLHYSASLHLVDLLPPPPLMDTDDPTDRNTLSSDDGSSHSTKLTEDLDSIPSISPPSGNPGIHCDPYSHLSTASYSTLTDNDQSPSLTAQEATEYLEISPKPERYCILPEQRPSLPHSFISTLGSICGPVCSTELEDDTAAAEPQPLPTTLHHSHLQSSPSSCYSDWDSSLWNTWSSAMDSNLDSNRTSLISSVDSCYTNDSATFAHLLAVAAETMSGASLTDFSPPASPLSALYPSYRSDRDGFRELEPMSAWDWRMAWMEDMDAQYRAHYLNRSTKALNT, from the exons GTACCAGAGTTCTGACAGAGGAGATAGAACCACGTATTGTCCACCACCCTTCTGATGTGGTGGTGAAATTGGGCAACCCTGCCGCTCTCTCCTGCCGGGTGGATGGCACCCCGAAGCCGACCATCGAGTGGCTGCGGAATGGTCAGCCCCTGGAGACGGAGAAGGGAGACGGCCAAGTCCAACCCATGGTTCTGTCAGAGGGGAGCCTCTTCTTTCTAAACGTAGGAGGGGGCAGGCTTGGCCAGTCCCATGAGGGCGTCTATGCCTGCATTGCCAGAAACAGTGCCGGCAAGGCCATCAGCCGCAACGCTTCACTGTATATTGCAG ATCTGAAAGAAGAGTTCAACGCACAACCCAGTGATGTGGAGGTGGCAGAAGGAGAGGTTGCTGTGATAAACTGTGATCCACCACTGGGACACCCAGAACCTAATGTCATCTGGAAGAAGGATGGTGTGCCCATCAACAACACTGACCACCACTACACT AAGCTGACTGGGAAGCTGATCATTGAGCCTGCGGAGAAGAGCCATTCTGGGTCTTATGTCTGCGTGGCCAGGAACATTATGGGAGAGAGACATAGCCGGGCGGCTCGGCTCTCCGTCCTGG CTAAGCCTGTATTAGTGCTTAAGccagaaaatgtttctgtgagGACGGGAGAGTCTGCCCACTTCTACTGCCAAGCTAAAGGTGACCCTACTCCTACTTTGGTGTGGAGCAGAGAGCGAGGGCCACTTCCTAATGGCAG GTATCTCATAAACCCAGACCAGACACTGCAGCTCCATTATGTGACGGAGCAGGATGCTGGGAGGTACACCTGCACTGCTGCTAATCATGTTGGTGTTGTCACTGCCACTGCACAACTTCTAGTGGAAG AAGCTCCCAGCACTGAACAGAAAGACTTACACAGAGAGCTGTCAGCCTTACGAGTGCTTCTGGAAAATGTCACCATCATTGCCTCTGGGTCCAACATATCCCTGGTACAATGGAAG CTTCAGTCCTACCCAGCTCAGCCCCATTACCTTGATGGCTTTGAGGTTCTCTATCGCTCCCTGGTGCCTGCCAACTCAGACTGGGCAGCAAAAAAGGTTTCACTGCCAAGCTTCCAGGCTCAGGTCGGTCCCCTGAAGAGGGGCTACAAGTATGAGTTCAAGGTTCGCCCTTATGGCAGCAACTTGTATGGAAGGGAGAGCAACACACGGCATCTCAGAGTCCCAGAGAGAG TGCCAGGTGCCCCCCCACAGGCTGTGTTCATAATGGTGAACCACGAGCAGAATAACAGCATCCATTTGAGTTGGGAACCTCCTCCTCATGACAGCCACAATGGTGTCATACAGGGCTACCAG GTGTGGTGTGTGGAGTCTAATGAGCAGCAGTATCAGAACTGGACGGTGGACAGTGGCAAACACAGCCTGGATATTTCCCAACTGAAACCAGAAAAACAGTACTGGATCACCATGGCAGCAGTGAACGGTGCCGGAGTGGGCACGCTCAGTGACCCTCATGGATTTGTCATCA ACCCACAGTTAGGAGGCCCATCAAAGTCAGAAAGCAACAAACAGGATGTGTCCCCTGTGCTGGCCCTGCTCCAGGACCCAGTGTTGATTGGCAGCATTGGTGCCCTCTTGTGGTGTATTCTGATGATTGCAGCTGTTTTCCTGTTTAGACGCCACAGCAGCGCAGGTCACCTCTTACCTCACCATGGCAAGGCTAAAG GTCTGCGCAGATTGGCCAGTGAAGATCTCATCATCAAACACag GATGGCCACACCAGATTCCCCATGGACCTCTGGAAGCTGGAGACCTCCCTTTAACCAGAAATATCAGGACTTATGGGCCCAGGGTCACTCACATCCTGGAATCAGGAGCACCA GTCTCCCAGTCTCATCCAAGCAGGACAGCAGAATCCTGGATTCAGCTGTACCTGTTGTGTCAGACAGCTATGGAGTCTATGGAACATTTTATGTGGACCTCACGGGCAGTGGCCTGAAGACCTTCAACAGTCCTGGACGCTGCACTAAAATGCCTCATGGTTTGCCTCATCAGCAAGCAGCTGAGACGATCCAGATCTTCTCTCAGCCTAACTCCAAATCCTCCTCCCTGAGCAGCCAGGAAGCTCTGCCTTGGAAACAGGCCATACGTCCTCAGCCCAAGATGGGCGTGCTGAgggaatcatgggaaaagagaAACAATGGAAAACAAG AGCTGCATGCAGTGAACAGCGTACCTGTACTTTCATCCAGAAACCAGGCCTGTCCCTCCAGATTCTACAAACAGAGACTGAGTCATGTACCATCAGGACAGCATG GTGGAGCTCCAGAGTGTGGTGAAGGTGCTGCCAGATCTCACTTGCTGCATTACTCTGCCTCTCTGCACTTAGTGGACCTGCTGCCCCCTCCACCACTGATGGACACAGATGACCCCACCGATAGAAACACCCTGTCCTCAGACGATGG TTCCAGTCACTCCACAAAGCTTACTGAGGACTTGGACTCCATTCCATCAATAAGTCCTCCATCAGGCAACCCTGGAATCCACTGCGACCCCTACAGCCACCTTTCCACTGCATCATATTCAACTTTAACGGATAATGATCAGAGTCCTTCTCTGACAGCACAAGAAGCCACTGAGTACCTGGAGATCAGTCCTAAACCTGAGAGATACTG CATCCTCCCAGAGCAACGTCCCTCCCTGCCCCACAGCTTCATCTCCACCCTGGGCAGTATCTGTGGGCCCGTTTGCTCCACTGAGCTGGAGGATGACACTGCTGCTGCAGAACCTCAGCCTTTACCAACCACGCTGCACCATTCCCACCTTCAGAGCTCACCATCCTCCTGCTACAGTGACTGGGACAGCTCCCTGTGGAACACCTGGAGTTCGGCCATGGACAGCAACTTGGACAGTAACCGCACCAGTCTCATCAGCTCAGTGGACAGCTGCTACACCAATGACAGCGCTACGTTTGCTCACCTGCTAGCTGTGGCTGCAGAGACTATGAGTGGAGCCTCTTTGACAG ACTTCTCTCCACCGGCCTCCCCGCTCAGCGCCTTGTACCCATCGTACCGTTCAGACCGCGATGGCTTCAGAGAGCTGGAGCCCATGTCTGCGTGGGACTGGAGGATGGCCTGGATGGAGGATATGGACGCCCAGTACAGAGCCCACTATCTCAACAGAAGTACAAAAGCCTTGAATACTTAG
- the robo4 gene encoding roundabout homolog 1 isoform X2, with the protein MTSQCVRTGLLVALFGLLLCGTRVLTEEIEPRIVHHPSDVVVKLGNPAALSCRVDGTPKPTIEWLRNGQPLETEKGDGQVQPMVLSEGSLFFLNVGGGRLGQSHEGVYACIARNSAGKAISRNASLYIADLKEEFNAQPSDVEVAEGEVAVINCDPPLGHPEPNVIWKKDGVPINNTDHHYTKLTGKLIIEPAEKSHSGSYVCVARNIMGERHSRAARLSVLAKPVLVLKPENVSVRTGESAHFYCQAKGDPTPTLVWSRERGPLPNGRYLINPDQTLQLHYVTEQDAGRYTCTAANHVGVVTATAQLLVEEAPSTEQKDLHRELSALRVLLENVTIIASGSNISLVQWKLQSYPAQPHYLDGFEVLYRSLVPANSDWAAKKVSLPSFQAQVGPLKRGYKYEFKVRPYGSNLYGRESNTRHLRVPERVPGAPPQAVFIMVNHEQNNSIHLSWEPPPHDSHNGVIQGYQVWCVESNEQQYQNWTVDSGKHSLDISQLKPEKQYWITMAAVNGAGVGTLSDPHGFVINPQLGGPSKSESNKQDVSPVLALLQDPVLIGSIGALLWCILMIAAVFLFRRHSSAGHLLPHHGKAKGLRRLASEDLIIKHRMATPDSPWTSGSWRPPFNQKYQDLWAQGHSHPGIRSTSLPVSSKQDSRILDSAVPVVSDSYGVYGTFYVDLTGSGLKTFNSPGRCTKMPHGLPHQQAAETIQIFSQPNSKSSSLSSQEALPWKQAIRPQPKMGVLRESWEKRNNGKQELHAVNSVPVLSSRNQACPSRFYKQRLSHVPSGQHGGAPECGEGAARSHLLHYSASLHLVDLLPPPPLMDTDDPTDRNTLSSDDGSSHSTKLTEDLDSIPSISPPSGNPGIHCDPYSHLSTASYSTLTDNDQSPSLTAQEATEYLEISPKPERYCILPEQRPSLPHSFISTLGSICGPVCSTELEDDTAAAEPQPLPTTLHHSHLQSSPSSCYSDWDSSLWNTWSSAMDSNLDSNRTSLISSVDSCYTNDSATFAHLLAVAAETMSGASLTDFSPPASPLSALYPSYRSDRDGFRELEPMSAWDWRMAWMEDMDAQYRAHYLNRSTKALNT; encoded by the exons GTACCAGAGTTCTGACAGAGGAGATAGAACCACGTATTGTCCACCACCCTTCTGATGTGGTGGTGAAATTGGGCAACCCTGCCGCTCTCTCCTGCCGGGTGGATGGCACCCCGAAGCCGACCATCGAGTGGCTGCGGAATGGTCAGCCCCTGGAGACGGAGAAGGGAGACGGCCAAGTCCAACCCATGGTTCTGTCAGAGGGGAGCCTCTTCTTTCTAAACGTAGGAGGGGGCAGGCTTGGCCAGTCCCATGAGGGCGTCTATGCCTGCATTGCCAGAAACAGTGCCGGCAAGGCCATCAGCCGCAACGCTTCACTGTATATTGCAG ATCTGAAAGAAGAGTTCAACGCACAACCCAGTGATGTGGAGGTGGCAGAAGGAGAGGTTGCTGTGATAAACTGTGATCCACCACTGGGACACCCAGAACCTAATGTCATCTGGAAGAAGGATGGTGTGCCCATCAACAACACTGACCACCACTACACT AAGCTGACTGGGAAGCTGATCATTGAGCCTGCGGAGAAGAGCCATTCTGGGTCTTATGTCTGCGTGGCCAGGAACATTATGGGAGAGAGACATAGCCGGGCGGCTCGGCTCTCCGTCCTGG CTAAGCCTGTATTAGTGCTTAAGccagaaaatgtttctgtgagGACGGGAGAGTCTGCCCACTTCTACTGCCAAGCTAAAGGTGACCCTACTCCTACTTTGGTGTGGAGCAGAGAGCGAGGGCCACTTCCTAATGGCAG GTATCTCATAAACCCAGACCAGACACTGCAGCTCCATTATGTGACGGAGCAGGATGCTGGGAGGTACACCTGCACTGCTGCTAATCATGTTGGTGTTGTCACTGCCACTGCACAACTTCTAGTGGAAG AAGCTCCCAGCACTGAACAGAAAGACTTACACAGAGAGCTGTCAGCCTTACGAGTGCTTCTGGAAAATGTCACCATCATTGCCTCTGGGTCCAACATATCCCTGGTACAATGGAAG CTTCAGTCCTACCCAGCTCAGCCCCATTACCTTGATGGCTTTGAGGTTCTCTATCGCTCCCTGGTGCCTGCCAACTCAGACTGGGCAGCAAAAAAGGTTTCACTGCCAAGCTTCCAGGCTCAGGTCGGTCCCCTGAAGAGGGGCTACAAGTATGAGTTCAAGGTTCGCCCTTATGGCAGCAACTTGTATGGAAGGGAGAGCAACACACGGCATCTCAGAGTCCCAGAGAGAG TGCCAGGTGCCCCCCCACAGGCTGTGTTCATAATGGTGAACCACGAGCAGAATAACAGCATCCATTTGAGTTGGGAACCTCCTCCTCATGACAGCCACAATGGTGTCATACAGGGCTACCAG GTGTGGTGTGTGGAGTCTAATGAGCAGCAGTATCAGAACTGGACGGTGGACAGTGGCAAACACAGCCTGGATATTTCCCAACTGAAACCAGAAAAACAGTACTGGATCACCATGGCAGCAGTGAACGGTGCCGGAGTGGGCACGCTCAGTGACCCTCATGGATTTGTCATCA ACCCACAGTTAGGAGGCCCATCAAAGTCAGAAAGCAACAAACAGGATGTGTCCCCTGTGCTGGCCCTGCTCCAGGACCCAGTGTTGATTGGCAGCATTGGTGCCCTCTTGTGGTGTATTCTGATGATTGCAGCTGTTTTCCTGTTTAGACGCCACAGCAGCGCAGGTCACCTCTTACCTCACCATGGCAAGGCTAAAG GTCTGCGCAGATTGGCCAGTGAAGATCTCATCATCAAACACag GATGGCCACACCAGATTCCCCATGGACCTCTGGAAGCTGGAGACCTCCCTTTAACCAGAAATATCAGGACTTATGGGCCCAGGGTCACTCACATCCTGGAATCAGGAGCACCA GTCTCCCAGTCTCATCCAAGCAGGACAGCAGAATCCTGGATTCAGCTGTACCTGTTGTGTCAGACAGCTATGGAGTCTATGGAACATTTTATGTGGACCTCACGGGCAGTGGCCTGAAGACCTTCAACAGTCCTGGACGCTGCACTAAAATGCCTCATGGTTTGCCTCATCAGCAAGCAGCTGAGACGATCCAGATCTTCTCTCAGCCTAACTCCAAATCCTCCTCCCTGAGCAGCCAGGAAGCTCTGCCTTGGAAACAGGCCATACGTCCTCAGCCCAAGATGGGCGTGCTGAgggaatcatgggaaaagagaAACAATGGAAAACAAG AGCTGCATGCAGTGAACAGCGTACCTGTACTTTCATCCAGAAACCAGGCCTGTCCCTCCAGATTCTACAAACAGAGACTGAGTCATGTACCATCAGGACAGCATG GTGGAGCTCCAGAGTGTGGTGAAGGTGCTGCCAGATCTCACTTGCTGCATTACTCTGCCTCTCTGCACTTAGTGGACCTGCTGCCCCCTCCACCACTGATGGACACAGATGACCCCACCGATAGAAACACCCTGTCCTCAGACGATGG TTCCAGTCACTCCACAAAGCTTACTGAGGACTTGGACTCCATTCCATCAATAAGTCCTCCATCAGGCAACCCTGGAATCCACTGCGACCCCTACAGCCACCTTTCCACTGCATCATATTCAACTTTAACGGATAATGATCAGAGTCCTTCTCTGACAGCACAAGAAGCCACTGAGTACCTGGAGATCAGTCCTAAACCTGAGAGATACTG CATCCTCCCAGAGCAACGTCCCTCCCTGCCCCACAGCTTCATCTCCACCCTGGGCAGTATCTGTGGGCCCGTTTGCTCCACTGAGCTGGAGGATGACACTGCTGCTGCAGAACCTCAGCCTTTACCAACCACGCTGCACCATTCCCACCTTCAGAGCTCACCATCCTCCTGCTACAGTGACTGGGACAGCTCCCTGTGGAACACCTGGAGTTCGGCCATGGACAGCAACTTGGACAGTAACCGCACCAGTCTCATCAGCTCAGTGGACAGCTGCTACACCAATGACAGCGCTACGTTTGCTCACCTGCTAGCTGTGGCTGCAGAGACTATGAGTGGAGCCTCTTTGACAG ACTTCTCTCCACCGGCCTCCCCGCTCAGCGCCTTGTACCCATCGTACCGTTCAGACCGCGATGGCTTCAGAGAGCTGGAGCCCATGTCTGCGTGGGACTGGAGGATGGCCTGGATGGAGGATATGGACGCCCAGTACAGAGCCCACTATCTCAACAGAAGTACAAAAGCCTTGAATACTTAG